In Acidaminococcus timonensis, one DNA window encodes the following:
- a CDS encoding DUF3656 domain-containing U32 family peptidase has translation MERKDLELLAPAGTWEALEAAVFAGADAVYLGGSHFGARAYADNFGPEEMTRAVRFAHLHGVRIYVTVNTLVDDEELPAVGEYLCFLSNIGVDGIIVQDMGIIRIARKVAPELPLHASTQMTVTNSAGVMFTYHNGMAQAVPARETSLKDLKTICTRTPSKIENFMHGALCICYSGQCLMSSLIGGRSGNRGRCAQPCRLPYTLINQDGKDMLAKVDAGHYLLSPKDLNTLDILPQLIQTGVKSFKIEGRMKRPEYVAVVTDIYRRAFDSYIEGHYHVPAEDKQNIEQIFNRDFTTAYMVGRPGRTMMSDRRPNNRGVLIGRVQSLAKDHTTGTVKLDKDLHLGDGLEFWVSVGGRVGTTVEHMKVNGKEVPVARAGSVVTIPVPRGIRLNDRVFRTYDNQLMQYAAQFFGEDHKKRIPLYFQVTAHLGQPMEITATDEEGNQGKALTGFIVEKARKHALDQAAVKKQVDRLGTTEFSLGELTCHLDEGVMVPMSEINEARRAAVDELTEKRLAAFLPPRKKAVWHNSVLDQRVNHGQRKHSELSVHVDTLEKAKVALEAGADVLILGGDSYTLPLLTLDDYKTIAGWVRNKGKKWLAATSRIVSEGQLKYYQNALAQWAALEPDAILIANNGLVEMARDTGAPLWLDYNMNTFNSQSILFWQEQGFSGITLSPELTLQQVSGLVKKSPLPLECLAEGALEMMVSEYCVEGSFLGHLDKGSCSFKCKEPGFLEDRKKERFPLKQDQFGRMHVLNGHPLSMLANVSEMEKAGIARLRMDCRSYSAEELGELVALYRGVLDGETKVEENRPHTTRGHYFRGVL, from the coding sequence ATGGAACGCAAAGATCTTGAATTACTGGCACCGGCCGGCACCTGGGAAGCCCTGGAGGCCGCTGTCTTCGCCGGCGCGGACGCGGTGTATCTGGGAGGCAGCCACTTCGGCGCCCGGGCTTATGCGGATAACTTCGGCCCCGAGGAAATGACCCGGGCCGTCCGTTTTGCCCACCTGCATGGGGTGCGGATCTACGTCACCGTAAATACCCTGGTGGATGACGAGGAACTGCCTGCAGTGGGGGAATACCTGTGCTTTCTGAGCAACATCGGGGTGGACGGCATCATCGTCCAGGATATGGGCATCATCCGGATTGCCCGGAAGGTGGCACCGGAACTGCCGCTGCACGCCAGCACCCAGATGACGGTGACCAACTCTGCCGGGGTCATGTTCACCTACCACAATGGCATGGCCCAGGCCGTGCCTGCCCGGGAAACCAGCCTGAAGGACCTGAAGACCATCTGCACCAGGACTCCCAGCAAGATCGAGAATTTCATGCACGGGGCCCTGTGCATCTGCTACAGCGGCCAGTGCCTCATGAGCAGCCTGATCGGGGGCCGCAGCGGCAACCGGGGCCGTTGTGCCCAGCCCTGCCGCCTGCCCTATACCCTGATCAATCAGGATGGCAAAGACATGCTGGCCAAAGTGGATGCAGGCCATTATCTGCTTTCTCCCAAGGACCTGAATACCCTGGACATCCTGCCCCAGCTGATCCAGACCGGGGTGAAGAGTTTCAAGATCGAGGGACGGATGAAGCGGCCGGAATACGTGGCTGTGGTGACGGACATCTACCGCCGGGCTTTCGACAGCTATATCGAGGGGCATTACCATGTGCCTGCAGAGGATAAGCAGAACATCGAACAGATCTTCAACCGGGACTTCACCACGGCGTACATGGTGGGCCGTCCGGGCCGCACCATGATGAGCGACCGGCGTCCCAACAACCGGGGCGTGCTCATCGGCCGGGTACAGTCCCTGGCCAAAGACCATACCACCGGCACTGTGAAGCTGGACAAGGACCTGCATCTGGGTGACGGCCTGGAATTCTGGGTCAGCGTGGGCGGCCGGGTAGGCACCACTGTGGAACACATGAAGGTGAACGGCAAAGAGGTGCCTGTAGCCCGGGCCGGCAGCGTGGTGACCATCCCCGTACCCCGGGGCATCCGTCTGAACGACCGGGTGTTCCGCACCTACGACAACCAGCTGATGCAGTATGCAGCCCAGTTCTTCGGCGAAGACCACAAGAAACGGATCCCCCTGTACTTCCAGGTGACGGCCCATCTGGGCCAGCCTATGGAGATCACGGCCACGGACGAAGAGGGGAACCAGGGGAAGGCCCTGACCGGCTTCATCGTGGAAAAAGCCCGGAAGCATGCCCTGGACCAGGCCGCTGTGAAAAAACAGGTGGACCGGCTGGGGACCACGGAATTCTCCCTGGGAGAACTGACCTGCCACCTGGATGAAGGGGTCATGGTACCCATGAGCGAAATCAACGAAGCCCGCCGGGCTGCCGTGGACGAACTGACGGAAAAACGGCTGGCCGCATTCCTGCCGCCCCGGAAGAAGGCTGTATGGCACAACAGCGTGCTGGACCAGCGGGTGAACCACGGCCAGCGCAAGCACAGCGAGCTCAGCGTCCACGTGGATACCCTGGAAAAGGCCAAGGTGGCCCTGGAAGCCGGTGCCGATGTGCTGATTCTCGGCGGCGACAGCTATACCCTGCCGCTCCTCACCCTGGACGACTACAAGACCATCGCCGGCTGGGTGCGGAATAAAGGAAAGAAGTGGCTGGCAGCCACCAGCCGGATCGTCAGCGAAGGCCAGCTGAAGTATTACCAGAATGCCCTGGCCCAGTGGGCGGCTCTGGAACCGGACGCCATCCTGATTGCCAATAACGGCCTGGTGGAAATGGCCCGGGATACCGGGGCTCCCCTGTGGCTGGATTACAATATGAATACGTTCAACAGCCAGAGCATCCTGTTCTGGCAGGAACAGGGCTTTTCCGGCATCACCCTGTCGCCGGAGCTGACCCTGCAGCAGGTAAGCGGCCTGGTAAAGAAGAGCCCGCTGCCCCTGGAATGCCTGGCGGAAGGGGCCCTGGAGATGATGGTCAGCGAATACTGCGTGGAAGGCAGCTTCCTGGGTCATCTGGATAAAGGGTCCTGCAGCTTCAAGTGCAAAGAACCGGGCTTTCTGGAAGACCGGAAGAAGGAACGGTTCCCCCTGAAGCAGGACCAGTTCGGCCGGATGCATGTGCTGAACGGCCATCCGCTGTCCATGCTGGCCAACGTGTCCGAAATGGAAAAGGCGGGTATCGCCCGGCTGCGCATGGATTGCCGCAGTTACTCGGCGGAAGAGCTGGGTGAGCTGGTGGCCCTGTACCGGGGCGTGCTGGACGGGGAGACGAAGGTGGAAGAGAATCGTCCCCACACCACCCGAGGCCATTATTTCAGAGGGGTCCTGTAA
- a CDS encoding IS3 family transposase, whose translation MSSLRGSFKLKDILSYTQMPKATYMYWQKRFDRENPDQEVEEKIQEIRSQHKDYGYRRMTGELKNQGICVNKKKVQRIMQKLSLQVTSFTRKSRKYSSYKGKVGTIAPNRIHRRFETNIPHQKITTDTSEFKYYEADSQGHLTLRKLYLDPFLDMFNNEIISYGIAKYPSANSILEAQAKAIKITADCPYRRTFHSDQGWAYQMKFYTKRLKNERIFQSMSRKGNCHDNAVMENFFGLLKQEIYYGVTYYSYKELKGAIERYIKYYNEQRIKEKLGWKSPVQYRLSLQAA comes from the coding sequence ATCTCCAGTCTCCGAGGATCATTCAAGTTGAAAGACATTCTCTCCTATACGCAAATGCCCAAAGCAACCTATATGTACTGGCAGAAACGGTTTGACCGCGAGAATCCAGACCAGGAAGTAGAGGAGAAAATACAGGAAATCCGCAGCCAGCATAAAGATTATGGATACCGTCGCATGACCGGTGAGCTAAAGAACCAAGGGATTTGCGTGAACAAGAAGAAAGTTCAACGTATCATGCAGAAACTGAGCCTTCAGGTAACATCTTTTACCCGGAAGAGCCGTAAATACAGCTCCTATAAGGGTAAGGTAGGAACCATTGCTCCAAATAGGATACATCGTCGTTTTGAGACGAATATCCCTCACCAGAAGATTACGACCGACACTTCAGAATTCAAATACTATGAAGCAGATTCACAGGGACATTTGACTCTGCGCAAGCTTTATCTGGATCCTTTCCTGGACATGTTCAATAATGAAATCATCAGCTATGGAATAGCCAAATATCCTTCGGCTAACAGCATACTGGAAGCTCAAGCCAAAGCAATCAAAATTACTGCTGATTGTCCGTATCGAAGAACATTTCACTCCGATCAGGGCTGGGCATACCAAATGAAATTCTATACCAAAAGACTAAAAAACGAACGAATTTTTCAGAGCATGTCTCGAAAAGGCAACTGTCATGATAACGCTGTAATGGAAAACTTCTTCGGCTTACTGAAGCAGGAAATATATTACGGAGTGACCTACTACAGCTACAAAGAATTAAAAGGCGCTATCGAACGATACATCAAATACTATAACGAGCAAAGAATCAAGGAAAAACTGGGCTGGAAAAGTCCTGTTCAATACAGGCTTTCCTTGCAGGCAGCATAA
- a CDS encoding bile acid:sodium symporter family protein: MKTVCKMIGKYFGVIALVFLGIGLTEPHAFSWVLGKAHGVSILSVMLGIIMFGMGMTTSLHDFALVLKQPRNIFFGVCAQYFVMPFLAFCLSKAFHLDPALTVGVVLVGTCPGGTSSNVITFMSHGDVPFSVTMTSCSTVLSPIMTPLLTYLIIGKQISFDPVGMFVSILQIVFFPIAVGLAVKNFFPKFAKEAIDYLPAVSSLVISFLIAGIIGASRNAILNSAGVILLVVILHNVLGYVLGFAIGKATGMNWRQMVALSIEVGMQNSGLATGLAKAHFASMPMAGVPGAIFSAWHNISGAVLAYVYSNYLNKRFDSEFEEELEPEVAAVRAK, translated from the coding sequence TTGAAAACCGTTTGTAAAATGATTGGCAAGTATTTCGGGGTGATCGCCCTGGTGTTCCTGGGCATCGGGCTGACCGAACCCCATGCTTTTTCCTGGGTGCTGGGCAAGGCCCATGGGGTCTCCATCCTGAGCGTGATGCTGGGAATCATCATGTTCGGTATGGGCATGACCACCAGCCTGCATGACTTCGCCCTGGTGCTGAAGCAGCCCAGGAACATCTTCTTCGGTGTCTGCGCCCAGTACTTCGTGATGCCTTTCCTGGCCTTCTGCCTGTCCAAGGCCTTCCATCTGGATCCGGCCCTGACCGTGGGCGTGGTCCTGGTAGGGACCTGCCCCGGCGGCACCAGCTCCAACGTGATCACCTTCATGAGCCATGGGGATGTTCCTTTCTCCGTGACCATGACCAGCTGTTCCACGGTGCTGTCGCCCATCATGACTCCGCTGTTGACCTATCTGATCATCGGCAAGCAGATCTCCTTTGATCCGGTGGGCATGTTCGTTTCCATCCTGCAGATCGTGTTCTTCCCCATCGCTGTTGGTCTGGCTGTGAAGAACTTCTTCCCGAAATTCGCCAAGGAAGCCATCGATTATCTGCCGGCTGTATCCTCTCTGGTAATCTCCTTCCTGATCGCCGGAATCATCGGTGCCAGCCGCAACGCCATCCTGAACAGCGCCGGTGTCATCCTGCTGGTGGTGATCCTGCACAACGTGCTGGGCTATGTACTGGGCTTTGCCATCGGTAAGGCAACCGGCATGAACTGGAGACAGATGGTGGCCCTGTCCATCGAAGTGGGGATGCAGAACTCCGGACTGGCAACGGGCCTGGCCAAAGCCCATTTCGCTTCCATGCCCATGGCTGGCGTACCCGGTGCCATCTTCAGTGCCTGGCACAACATCTCCGGTGCGGTGCTGGCCTATGTGTACAGCAACTATCTGAATAAGCGGTTCGATTCTGAATTCGAAGAAGAACTGGAACCGGAAGTAGCGGCGGTGAGAGCAAAATAA
- a CDS encoding LURP-one-related/scramblase family protein gives MKLLFKQRIFSWFDSYDIYDEDGNTVFVVKGQLAWGHKLKIYDAQGREVGLVREKILTFLPAFELYENGKYIGRIKKKLTLFSPGFDIDFNGWQVDGNLLEWDYTISDAQGEWVATVSKELFHLSDTYVLEIGDPQNALYVLMFALAMDAEKCSREK, from the coding sequence ATGAAGCTTCTGTTCAAACAACGGATCTTTTCCTGGTTCGACAGTTACGATATCTACGATGAAGATGGCAACACGGTGTTTGTGGTGAAGGGGCAGCTGGCCTGGGGCCACAAATTGAAGATCTATGATGCCCAGGGCAGGGAAGTGGGCCTGGTGCGGGAAAAGATCCTCACGTTCCTGCCGGCCTTTGAGCTGTACGAAAACGGGAAATATATCGGCCGGATCAAAAAGAAGCTCACCCTGTTCAGCCCGGGGTTCGACATCGATTTCAACGGCTGGCAGGTGGACGGCAACCTGCTGGAGTGGGATTATACCATCAGCGACGCCCAGGGAGAATGGGTGGCCACGGTGAGCAAAGAGCTGTTCCATCTCAGTGACACCTACGTGCTGGAAATCGGCGACCCGCAGAACGCCCTGTACGTGCTCATGTTTGCCCTGGCCATGGACGCCGAGAAGTGCAGCCGGGAGAAATAG
- a CDS encoding helix-turn-helix domain-containing protein, with the protein MARHSYEFKKKIVLEYLNSDKGCISISRKYGMASSSQLLKWAAAYKAFGDNGLKRSRSQKIYSFKEKLSVVESYLTNEISYQELAIRVGINNPSLISRWVNEFKIAGPDALRSHKKGRKKTLSQSKPKKTDTQVQQPMVNISVEHVQELENENLKLRIENAFLKELRRLRLEDEAKMRELRKSSPVSEDHSS; encoded by the coding sequence ATGGCAAGACACAGCTATGAATTTAAGAAAAAAATAGTACTGGAATACTTGAACAGTGACAAAGGGTGTATTTCTATTTCACGTAAATATGGGATGGCAAGTAGCAGCCAGCTGCTAAAGTGGGCTGCTGCTTACAAGGCATTTGGAGATAATGGTCTGAAGAGATCTCGCTCTCAAAAAATATACTCTTTCAAAGAAAAACTTTCTGTGGTAGAGTCTTACTTAACAAATGAAATCTCATATCAGGAATTGGCAATTCGTGTAGGAATCAACAATCCGTCATTGATTTCCAGATGGGTCAATGAATTTAAAATTGCGGGGCCGGATGCGTTACGGTCACATAAAAAAGGTAGGAAAAAGACTTTGAGCCAATCAAAACCCAAAAAAACAGATACCCAGGTTCAACAACCGATGGTCAACATCAGTGTGGAACATGTCCAGGAGTTAGAGAATGAAAACCTTAAACTCCGAATAGAGAATGCTTTTTTAAAAGAACTGAGGAGACTGCGTTTAGAGGACGAAGCAAAAATGAGAGAGTTGCGAAAATCATCTCCAGTCTCCGAGGATCATTCAAGTTGA
- a CDS encoding YicC/YloC family endoribonuclease gives MVQSMTGYGRGTAEGPDFSFRIEIKTVNHRYTELNLRMPRFLNPVENRIRKLLLGKIQRGHVDVFINASYTGTEGRQVTIDKGLAKAYHDSLEELTSLLQVPAEPGKQELFFIAGCPEVLVPEEADLDLDALWPAMEGAVNEALDHLVAMRRTEGENISRDVVERIGRITGQLESLQQRAPETVKAYRARLTRQLKELLAEAGTGPLDESRVIQETAIYADRVNVTEEMVRLHSHLDQFGRLLTEEKPVGRRMDFLVQEMNREANTIASKAGDAQMIQTIVDMKSEIEKVREQIQNIQ, from the coding sequence ATGGTACAGAGTATGACCGGCTACGGCCGGGGTACGGCAGAGGGTCCGGATTTTTCCTTCCGCATCGAGATCAAGACGGTGAACCACCGGTATACAGAGCTGAACCTGAGGATGCCTCGGTTCCTGAACCCGGTGGAGAACCGGATCCGGAAGCTTCTCCTGGGAAAGATCCAGCGTGGCCATGTGGATGTGTTCATCAATGCCAGCTACACGGGTACGGAAGGCCGCCAAGTTACGATTGACAAAGGGCTGGCAAAGGCTTATCATGATAGTTTGGAAGAACTTACGTCCCTGCTCCAGGTTCCGGCGGAACCCGGCAAGCAGGAACTGTTTTTCATTGCCGGATGTCCGGAAGTCCTGGTGCCTGAAGAGGCGGACCTGGACCTGGACGCCCTGTGGCCTGCCATGGAAGGGGCGGTGAACGAAGCCCTGGACCATCTGGTGGCTATGCGCCGCACGGAAGGGGAGAACATTTCCCGGGATGTGGTGGAGCGGATCGGGCGGATCACCGGGCAGCTGGAGAGCCTGCAGCAGCGGGCCCCGGAAACGGTGAAGGCTTATCGGGCCCGGCTGACCCGGCAGCTGAAGGAACTTCTGGCGGAAGCGGGCACCGGTCCTCTGGACGAGAGCCGGGTTATCCAGGAAACGGCCATTTATGCCGACCGGGTGAACGTGACGGAAGAGATGGTACGGCTCCATAGCCATCTGGATCAGTTCGGCCGTCTGCTGACAGAAGAAAAACCTGTGGGACGGCGGATGGACTTTCTGGTGCAGGAAATGAACCGGGAAGCCAATACCATCGCTTCCAAGGCAGGGGATGCCCAGATGATCCAGACTATCGTCGACATGAAAAGCGAAATCGAGAAAGTACGCGAGCAGATCCAAAATATTCAATGA
- the remA gene encoding extracellular matrix/biofilm regulator RemA, whose product MDIKLINIGFGNIVSAQRVITIIGPESAPIKRIIQDGRDKGVVIDATYGRRTRAVLIMDSGHIVLSALQPETIANRFNQDGPEDAAEEKEEENE is encoded by the coding sequence ATGGACATCAAATTGATCAACATCGGCTTTGGGAACATCGTATCCGCCCAGCGGGTCATCACCATCATCGGCCCGGAGAGCGCTCCCATCAAACGGATCATCCAGGACGGAAGAGACAAGGGTGTTGTCATTGATGCCACCTACGGTCGGCGCACACGGGCTGTGCTGATCATGGACAGCGGCCACATCGTGCTGTCGGCGCTGCAACCGGAGACCATCGCCAACCGGTTCAACCAGGATGGCCCGGAAGATGCGGCAGAAGAGAAGGAGGAAGAGAATGAATAA
- the coaBC gene encoding bifunctional phosphopantothenoylcysteine decarboxylase/phosphopantothenate--cysteine ligase CoaBC, with the protein MLEGKKIAVGVTGGIAAYKVVTLVSRLVQAGAQVRVIMTDAATHLVSPLLFKEISGNPVATSLWAGNAEFNVEHVAIGRWCDVMVVAPATADIIGKMAGGIADDLLSTTLMACAKPKIICPAMNTNMLENPATVRNLETLRRDGVTIMPSGAGHLACGVNGSGRLPEPEDIKAFIDAFLARREGDLRGLRILVTAGGTREAIDPVRFIGNRSSGKMGYAIARDAARRGAEVTLVSGPTALQPPRNVAFTSVESTREMLDAVLGVYPNVDVVIMAAAVADYKPHHRAEQKIKKNDETLELSLDKNPDILKLLGQQKAGQLLVGFAAETQNLLENAAAKVKKKNLDMIVANDVTMKGAGFSTDTNVVKLLFPDGTIKGLDLMTKEEVGNHILDIVKEKTGCR; encoded by the coding sequence ATGCTGGAAGGGAAAAAAATTGCAGTAGGGGTGACCGGTGGCATTGCAGCCTATAAGGTAGTGACGCTGGTGAGCCGCCTGGTCCAGGCCGGTGCCCAGGTGCGGGTGATCATGACTGATGCGGCCACCCATCTGGTTTCGCCGCTGCTGTTCAAGGAAATCAGCGGCAATCCTGTTGCCACGAGCCTGTGGGCCGGCAATGCGGAATTCAACGTGGAACACGTGGCCATTGGACGCTGGTGCGATGTGATGGTGGTGGCTCCGGCCACCGCCGACATCATCGGCAAGATGGCGGGGGGCATTGCAGATGATCTGCTGTCCACCACCCTGATGGCCTGTGCCAAACCCAAGATCATCTGTCCGGCCATGAATACCAATATGCTGGAAAACCCGGCTACGGTGCGGAATCTGGAAACACTGCGCAGGGATGGGGTCACCATCATGCCCAGCGGGGCCGGGCACCTGGCCTGTGGGGTGAACGGATCCGGACGGCTGCCGGAACCGGAGGACATCAAGGCCTTCATCGATGCCTTCCTGGCCCGCCGGGAAGGGGATCTGCGGGGCCTGCGGATCCTGGTGACGGCTGGGGGCACCCGGGAAGCCATCGATCCGGTGCGTTTCATCGGTAACCGGTCCAGCGGCAAGATGGGCTATGCCATTGCCCGGGATGCGGCCCGGCGGGGTGCGGAAGTGACCCTGGTATCGGGCCCGACGGCCTTGCAGCCGCCCCGGAATGTGGCCTTTACCAGCGTGGAAAGCACCCGGGAGATGCTGGATGCAGTGCTGGGGGTGTATCCCAACGTGGACGTGGTGATCATGGCCGCAGCTGTGGCCGATTACAAGCCCCATCACCGGGCGGAGCAGAAGATCAAGAAGAACGATGAGACCCTGGAACTGTCCCTGGACAAGAACCCGGATATCCTGAAGCTTCTGGGGCAGCAGAAGGCCGGCCAGCTTTTGGTGGGCTTTGCGGCCGAAACCCAGAATCTGCTGGAGAATGCGGCTGCCAAGGTGAAAAAGAAGAACCTGGATATGATCGTGGCCAATGATGTGACCATGAAGGGGGCCGGTTTCAGTACCGATACCAATGTGGTGAAACTGCTGTTCCCTGACGGCACCATCAAGGGCCTGGATCTGATGACCAAGGAAGAAGTGGGGAACCACATCCTGGATATTGTGAAAGAAAAAACGGGCTGCCGGTGA
- the gmk gene encoding guanylate kinase, protein MNKPEGILLVLSGPSGAGKGTICARLREKRDHMAYSVSCTTRQPRKGEVDGVNYFFKSRDEFEEMIRNGGLLEHASVYGNYYGTPRKYVMDKLAEGLDVILEIDPQGALQVKKSFPDGVFVFIVPPSLDELSKRIYNRGTDAVDVIKRRLSAATSELAYASKYDYIVVNDEVEKATDKVSKIIDVEHLRVGRTYYIVDEICHNGTCDCGKPQEK, encoded by the coding sequence ATGAATAAACCGGAAGGGATTCTACTGGTGCTCAGCGGCCCCAGTGGTGCGGGGAAGGGCACCATCTGTGCAAGACTGCGGGAAAAACGGGACCATATGGCATACTCCGTTTCCTGTACCACCCGTCAGCCCCGGAAAGGAGAAGTGGACGGGGTGAACTACTTCTTCAAGAGCCGGGATGAATTCGAGGAAATGATCCGCAACGGGGGTCTCCTGGAACACGCTTCTGTATATGGAAACTACTATGGAACCCCGCGGAAGTATGTGATGGACAAGCTGGCCGAAGGGCTGGATGTAATCCTGGAAATCGATCCCCAGGGCGCCCTGCAGGTGAAGAAGAGTTTTCCGGACGGTGTATTCGTATTCATCGTTCCCCCTTCCCTGGATGAACTGTCCAAACGGATCTACAACCGGGGCACCGACGCTGTGGACGTGATCAAACGCCGGTTGAGCGCCGCCACCAGCGAACTGGCCTACGCCTCCAAGTATGACTACATCGTGGTCAACGACGAAGTGGAAAAGGCCACGGACAAAGTCAGCAAAATCATCGATGTGGAACACCTGCGGGTGGGACGCACCTATTATATCGTCGACGAAATCTGCCACAACGGCACCTGTGACTGCGGGAAACCGCAGGAGAAGTAA
- a CDS encoding Rqc2 family fibronectin-binding protein, translated as MNLEGITLQLLTRELSRALGGGKIFKIFMPSRASLLLQVNALNQTRNLLIDMNGASPLITLPKTLPERPDLPPAFCMLLRKHLEEGRIAGVHQYGLDRVLILDVDLIGAERKIITKKLILELTGKNSNIIFTDENGIILDALRHVTRAQSRVRQILPNLPYTCPPAQEGLDFLQESPNALRQAVVAQGDVDLVRALITATVGIGKATAQEVALRSGITGPVNLLDLSSARKLEETLAGLQTEIRERLEGNDPTVIAQIDPRNRMKNLVPYVPHIHPDWKQQSFPSLLDAMAYSASLVPVQIPDKDVLTKLVAAQEAKTEKKLKYLAQDLARAENADAQKVIADTLMTYGWSLQKGQTKCTLNSIYDNKPLHIALAPELTPMENAQAYYKRYNKFKRAVGEIQQQQNEAEELLEYLQSLEVSLGTASTKGEIAEIKQEVIALGLLPAPRKKQPSQGRSTPLKVQLTPETFLYIGKNNRQNDEVTFKLGRGSDLWFHARNMPGSHVILKTTLPQAREEDILTAARLAAGFSRGKAADRVPVDYTEKRLVKKPSGAKPGFVIYTGQTTLFVKPCTTVPEKNH; from the coding sequence ATGAATTTAGAAGGAATCACCCTGCAGCTGCTCACCCGGGAACTGTCCCGGGCCCTGGGCGGCGGCAAGATTTTCAAGATCTTTATGCCCAGCCGGGCGTCCCTGCTCCTGCAGGTGAATGCCCTGAACCAGACCCGGAACCTGCTCATCGATATGAATGGGGCTTCGCCGCTCATCACCCTGCCCAAAACCCTGCCCGAACGGCCCGACCTGCCCCCTGCCTTCTGCATGCTGCTGCGCAAGCACCTGGAGGAAGGGCGGATCGCCGGCGTGCACCAGTATGGCCTGGACCGGGTGCTGATCCTGGACGTGGACCTGATCGGCGCCGAGCGGAAGATCATCACCAAAAAGCTGATCCTGGAGCTGACGGGCAAGAACAGCAACATCATCTTCACCGATGAAAACGGCATCATCCTGGACGCCCTGCGCCATGTGACCCGGGCCCAGAGCCGGGTGCGCCAGATTCTGCCCAACCTGCCCTACACCTGTCCGCCTGCCCAGGAGGGACTGGATTTCCTGCAGGAAAGTCCCAACGCCCTCCGGCAGGCCGTGGTGGCCCAGGGAGACGTGGACCTGGTACGTGCCCTGATCACTGCCACCGTGGGCATCGGCAAGGCCACGGCCCAGGAAGTGGCCCTGCGCAGCGGCATCACAGGCCCGGTGAACCTGCTGGACCTTTCCTCTGCCCGGAAGCTGGAAGAAACCCTGGCCGGGCTGCAGACGGAAATCAGAGAGCGGCTGGAAGGAAACGATCCCACGGTCATCGCCCAGATCGACCCCCGGAACCGGATGAAGAACCTGGTGCCCTATGTGCCCCATATCCATCCGGACTGGAAACAGCAGTCCTTCCCCTCCCTGCTGGATGCCATGGCCTACAGCGCCTCCCTGGTGCCGGTGCAGATCCCCGACAAGGATGTACTCACCAAACTGGTGGCCGCCCAGGAAGCCAAAACAGAAAAGAAGCTGAAATACCTGGCCCAGGACCTGGCCCGGGCGGAAAACGCCGATGCCCAGAAAGTGATCGCCGACACCCTGATGACCTACGGCTGGTCCCTGCAGAAGGGGCAGACGAAATGCACCCTAAACAGCATCTATGACAACAAGCCCCTGCATATTGCGCTGGCGCCGGAACTGACCCCCATGGAAAACGCCCAGGCCTACTACAAACGGTACAATAAATTCAAACGGGCCGTGGGCGAGATCCAGCAGCAGCAGAACGAGGCGGAGGAACTGCTGGAATACCTCCAAAGCCTGGAAGTCTCCCTGGGCACCGCCTCCACCAAGGGAGAGATCGCCGAGATCAAACAGGAAGTCATTGCCCTGGGGCTTTTGCCCGCTCCCCGGAAGAAGCAGCCCAGCCAGGGACGCAGTACCCCCCTGAAGGTGCAGCTCACTCCGGAAACCTTCCTGTACATCGGCAAGAACAACCGGCAGAACGATGAAGTCACCTTCAAGCTGGGCCGGGGCAGCGATCTGTGGTTCCACGCCAGGAACATGCCCGGTTCCCATGTAATCCTGAAGACCACCCTGCCCCAGGCCCGGGAAGAGGACATCCTGACGGCCGCCCGTCTGGCTGCCGGCTTCAGCCGGGGGAAGGCAGCCGACCGGGTACCGGTGGATTACACGGAAAAACGACTGGTGAAAAAGCCCAGCGGGGCCAAACCCGGTTTCGTGATCTATACAGGTCAGACCACTCTTTTTGTTAAACCTTGTACAACTGTCCCCGAGAAAAATCATTGA
- the rpoZ gene encoding DNA-directed RNA polymerase subunit omega: protein MSMIDPSIDYLTDKVGSKYALVIMASKRARQLVNGAPALVKCDSNKPVSIALKEIAEGLVTIATPEEVKEMEKTKQK, encoded by the coding sequence ATGTCCATGATTGATCCCTCTATCGATTATCTGACTGACAAAGTCGGCAGCAAGTATGCCCTGGTGATTATGGCCTCCAAGCGGGCCCGCCAGCTGGTGAATGGGGCACCTGCCCTGGTGAAGTGCGATTCCAACAAGCCGGTTTCCATTGCGCTGAAGGAAATCGCCGAAGGCCTGGTGACCATTGCCACGCCGGAAGAAGTCAAGGAAATGGAAAAGACCAAACAAAAATAA